CCCGGGCTGGACGGACGTACTGCTGGAGGCGATGTGGGCGTCCGGGGTGCCGTTCCTGCCGGGGGTGTCGACCACGTCGGAGGTCGTGGCGCTGCTCGAACGCGGAGTGCGGGAGATGAAGTTCTTCCCGGCGCGGGCGGCGGGCGGTACGGCGTATCTGAGGTCGTTGGCCGGACCGCTGCCGCAGGCCCGGTTCTGTCCGACCGGCGGGATCGGGCCCGGCGACGCCCCCGACTATCTGGCGTTGCCCAACGTCGGCTGCGTGGGCGGCAGTTGGATGCTCCCCGCGGATGCGGTCGCCGCCCGCGACTGGGGGCGCATCGAGGCGCTGGCCCGCGAGGCGGCGGGGCTGCGGCGGGGAGCGTGACGCGCCCCGCGCGCGGGGGCCTCAGCGCAGGTGGGACGTGTCGTTGAAGAGCCGCACGCTCGCGTTGCCGTCCGCGTAGTACGCCACGGCCGACAGGGAAGCCGCCGAGAGTTCCATGCGGAACAGGGACTCCGGCGGGGCGCCCAGGGCGAGTTGGATGAACGTCTTGATGGGCGTCACGTGCGAGACGAGCAGGACGGTACGGCCCGCGTAGGCCTCGACCAGCTTGTCGCGTGCCGCGGCGATACGGGTCGCCGTCGCCGCGAAGCTCTCGCCGCCGCCCGAGGGTTCGACCGTGGGGTCGGCCAGCCATCTGGTCAGGTCGTCCGGATAGCGCTCGCGGACCTCGGCGAACGTCAGGCCTTCCCAGGCGCCGAAGTCCGTCTCCCTGATCTCGTCCTCGACGCTCACCTCCAGGCCGAGGTGCCGGGCGACGATGGCGGCGGTCTCACCGGTACGGGCGAGGGGGGAGGCGACGATCGCCTGCACCGTCCCTCGGCGGGCCAGCGCGGCGCCGACGCGTTCGGCCTGCTCCCGTCCGACCTCGGACAGCGCGGGGTTCGTGCCGCCGCTCCCCGAGAACCGCTTCTGCGGGGTCAGCGGGGTCTCACCGTGCCGCAGCAGTACGAAGGTCGCCGGGGTGCCCATGTCGGCGGGAGCCCAGCCGGGGGCGGCGACAGCGGTCGCGGCACGGGCGTCGGCCTCGGCCTTCGCGGCGCCGTCAGCCCTCGCCCCGTCAGCGACAGCGGCTCCGCCGCCCAAGCTCTCCACCGCTCCGCGGCGAGAAGAAGAAGCGGCGGAAGAGGTCACGGACCCCCCGGACACGGCACCACCGACCCCGCCACCGCCCCCCGCGGGCAACAGGCCCCCGTCAGCACCGCCCCCATCAGCGCCGCCCCCATCAGCGCCGCCCCCATCAGCAGCAGCGGCTCCGCCGCCCAGAGACCCCGCCGCTCCGCGGCGAGAAGACCCGGCGTCCCGGCGAGCAGAAAGTTCGGCGGACGACTCCGCCGCCGACCACTGCTCCCCCCGGCCCCCCGCATCCATCGCCTCGTTCGCCAACCGGTCCGCGTGCTTGTTCCGCTCCCGCGGTATCCACTCGTACGTGACCCGGTCCGCCGGAAACACCCGTGCCGCCTCCATGGCCAGCGGCTTCATGTCCGGGTGCTTGATCTTCCAGCGCCCCGACATCTGCTCGACGACCAGCTTGGAGTCCATGCGGACGTGCACGGTCGCGGAGGGGTCCAGGCCGTACGCCGCCCGCAACCCCGCCAGCACCCCCCGGTACTCGGCGACGTTGTTCGTGGCGACGCCGATGTACTCGGCCGCCTCGACCAGCGTCTCCCCCGTCGCCGCGTCCAGCACGACCGAGCCGTAGCCGGCGGGACCGGGGTTGCCCCGCGACCCGCCGTCGGCCTCGACGATGAACTCCCGCACCTCACAAGCCCCTTGGATGTCTACAGACCGGACTCGGCCGTGCGCACCAGGATGCGGCGGCAGTTCTCGCAGCGCACCACCGTGTCGGGGGCCGCGGCGCGGACGTCGTTGAAGTCGGTGATGGACAGCTCCTGGCGGCAGCCCTGGCAGGTGCGCTGGTAGAGCTTGGCCGCGCCGATGCCGCCCTGCTGCTCGCGCAGCTTGTCGTAGAGCTTGAGCAGGTCGGCGGGGATGGTGCCGGCGATGACCTCGCGCTCCTTGGTCACCGTGGCGACCTCGCCGTCGATCTCCTCGATGGCGGCATCCCGGCGCGCGGTGGCGTCGTCGATCTTCGACTGGACGGAGGAGACCCGTTCGGTCAGCTCGCGCACCCGCTCCTGCACGGACTCGATGCGCTCCATGACCTCCAGGACGACGTCCTCGAGGTCGCCCTGGCGCTTGGCGAGGGAGGCGATCTCGCGCTGGAGGTTCTCCAGGTCCTTGGGGGAGGTGACCGCGCCGGAGTCCAGGCGCTGCTGGTCGCGGGCGGCGCGCTGGCGCACCTGGTCCACGTCCTGCTCGGCCTTGGTCTGTTCGCGGGCGGTGTCGCTCTCCTCGGTCTGCGCGGCGACCAGGAGGTCGCGCAGCTGCGTGTGGTCCTTGGTCAGCGACTCGATCTCGGCGTGTTCGGGCAGCGACCTCCGCTTGTGCGCGAGCTGCTGCAGGCGTACGTCGAGGGCCTGGACGTCGAGGAGTCGGATCTGGTCGGCGGGCGCGGCGTTCAGTTGGGGGCTCCAGGTGAAGGGGAGTGGCTGGTCCAGGGGTCGGTGACCGTCTTGGAGACGTGGACGCGCAGGTCCCATCCGTGGCGGTCGGAGATTTCGTCGAGCTGGGTGGCGGCCAGCTCGCACCAGGGCCACTCGGTGGCCCAGTGCGCCGCGTCGAGCAGCGCGAGGGGGCTTTGGAGGACGGCCTCGGAGGCCGGGTGGTGGCGCAGGTCGGCGGTGAGGAAGGCGTCGACGCCCGCGGCGCGGACCTGGTCGAAGAGGCTGTCGCCGGAGCCGCCGCTGACGGCGACGGTGCGGATGGTGGCCTCGGGGTCGCCGGCGACGCGGATGCCCTGCGCGGTGGCGGGCAGGCGCTCGGCGGCCCGGGCGGCGAGTTCGCGCAGCGGCAGCGGGTGGTCGAGTTCGCAGATGCGGCCGAGGCCGCGGCGCCCGTGCGGATCGCTCGCGTCCGGCACGAGCGGTCGTACGACACGGAGGTCGAGGGCGCCGGCGAGGGCGTCGGAGACGCCCGGGTCGGCGGTGTCGGCGTTGGTGTGGGCGACGTGCAGCGCGATGTCGTTCTTGATGAGGGTGTGCACGACGCGGCCCTTGAAGTGGGTCGCCGCGACCGTCGTCGTACCGCGGAGGTAGAGCGGGTGGTGGGTGACGAGCAGGTCGGCGCCGAGCTTGACCGCCTCGTCGACGATCTCCTGGACCGGGTCGACGGCGAACAGGACCCGGGTGACCTCCTGGCCGGGGTCGCCCACGACGGTGCCGACCGCGTCCCAGGACTCGGCCCGCTCGGCGGGCCACAGGTCGTCCAGCGCGGCGATGACTTCAGACAGACGGGGCACGGACAGAAGGCTACCTGCCTGATCCGTGCCGCTGAACCGATGTCCGCGGCCGGTCGCGCACGGTTCCGGTGACCGGGGCGGTCGGCGGCCACCCTCAGCACACTGGGCCCCCTTCCCTCAGGCGAATCGTTCCTCTACCACCCTTATGCGTGAAGCAGGAGCCTCGTGGCCCCCCGTGTGTGCGCGTGAAAACTAGCTTCATGACCGGAGGTGACCAGACGATGACGGTCTGTGCGTTCGAGCCCGAGGCTGCCCCCGGGGACGGTGCTCCGGAGGTGAGCTGCTCCATCACCGCGGACGGCGCCTACGCCGCCCGCCTCGCCCTGGACGGCGACTGCTGGTTCCCGGAGCGCTGGACGCTGGACGGCCCCGAGCCGTACGCGGTGCCGCTGCCCGGCAACCAGCCGGAGGAGCCGGGCACGGAGGTGCAGCCGATGGGCGACGGGCGGGTGCTGATCCGCCGGCCCACGGACGGGCGGCACGTCTTCTCCCTGCTGTATCCGACCGGCCCCGGCACCGGCGAGGTGTTCCTCGGCGCGGTCGCGTGCCCGGACGAGGACGCTCCGCTGCGGCTGCTGCCCCCGGCGCCGGGCGGCGAGAAGGCGTACGCCCTGGCAGTGGGCCGGCGTGCCAGCACGCTGTGGCTGGTGGCGGGCGGGGCCTTCGGGCCGGAGCCGCTGACGGAGATCCCGGGGCGCTGTTCGGGCGGGGTGTGGCTGGACCACGCGGGCCGGATGCTGGCGCTGGACCGGGAGGTCGGCGGGCGCACGAAGACGGTCGTGGTGGACCTGGGGCGGGGCGGCGAGGTGTCGCCGTTCCTGCAGATCACCGACGGCAGCGACGACCGGCTGCTGCTGGCCGACCCGGACAGCGGGCTGGTGCTGATCCGCTCGGACGCGCCGTCGCCGGGCGAGGCCCGGCTGGGCTGGGGGGTGCTGGGCAGCACGCTTCCGGTGCGGTTCCCGGAGTGTCTGCGGGTGCCGGACTGCTCGGTGACGCCGTTCGCGATCCAGCCGGGGCTCGTACTGATGCCGGAGAGCTGTGCGGTGGCGCTGCGCGTGGACGGGCCGATGGGCGGCTGGGTGGGGCTGTGGCGGCCGGACCGGCGGCAGGTGCACCATTTCCCGGCGCCGGCCGGCTGGTTGGCCGGGGCGGGGCTGTGGACCAGGGACGGGGTGCTGCAACTGCCGTGCGCGACGGCCGAGACGCCGTGCGGTCTGGCGCGGATGGCGGCGCCCTCGGAGGAAGCGGGGGAAGCGGTTCCGGAGGGTTCGGGGGAGGACGGTACGGCCGTGCGGGCGGTGTCGGGGGCCGCTCCTGCGACGGCGGACGAACCGTCACAACCGGACCCTTCGAAACCGGTCGCGGCCCGTCCGGTGCCGTTGCGGGAAGCCCCCTTGGGACCTCTTGTAACGAACTAGTGCCGATGGGTGTGGCCGCCTGGATCCGGGTGGTGGGGTGCTGGTTAGACTCGCCGGGCTGTTCGAAAGATCATGTTGACGGGGTGAATCCTTCCGATGAGCGACACCAGCACCATGCAGCCGCTGTCCGCCGAGACCCAGGGGGACGCCGGTCACGGTCGTCACCGGGGTCCGAACTCGGCCCAGGACGGTGACTCGGCCCCTCGTGGCCGGCACCGCAAGCCGGCCGAGGACACCGAGGCAGCTGCCTGAGGGTACGCAGGGAAGGGCCCGCACACCGGCCGGTGTGCGGGCCCTTCCGCGTGTCCACGTCCGCTCGACGTCGGCTTCAGGTCGGCTCTACGTCCGCTTCAGACCGAGCACCTCCGCCGCCGCGAATGTCTCCCCCTCGGGCCGTTCGGCGTAGTGCGCGGTGAGTACGGCGTCCAGCTCGTCGTAGGTGAAGGTGTCCTGCTTGCTGTCGAACTTGGCCCGCACGCGCGGCCGGTCCACGACGGCGACCATGCCGCCGTGCACGACGAACAGCTGGCCGTTGGCGCGGGCCGCGGCGGGTGAGGCGAGGTAGCCCACCAGCGGGGCGACGTGCTCGGGGGCGAGCGGGTCGAGGCCGTCGGCGGGCTGCTCGAAGCCGGCGAAGACGTCCTCGGTCATCCGGGTGCGGGCGCGCGGGCAGATGGCGTTGGCGGTGACCCCGTACTTGGCGAGGGCGAGGGCCGTGGAGGTGGTCAGGCCGACGATTCCGCCCTTCGCGGCCGCGTAGTTGGGCTGGCCCGCGGAGCCCGCGAGGAACGCCTCGGAGGAGGTGTTCACGATGCGGCCGTAGACCGGGCCGCCCGCGGCCTTGGAACGCTCGCGCCAGTGGGCGGCGGCGAAGTGGGTCGTGTTGAAGTGACCCTTGAGGTGGACCCGGATCACCGAGTCCCATTCGCCCTCGGTCATGGAGAAGACCATGCGGTCGCGCAGGATGCCCGCGTTGTTGACCAGGATGTCCAGTTTGCCGAACTCCTCGATGGCCAAATCAACGAGCTGGCCCGCCTGTTGGAAGTCGGCCACGTCCCCGGTGTGGGCGGTGGCCCGTCCGCCGGCCGCGCGGATCTCGGCGGCGACCTCCTCGGCGGGGCCCGCGGAGGATTCCCCGGAGCCGTCCCGACCCGGTTGGCCGTAGTCGTTGACGACGACGGCCGCGCCGAGCCGGGCGAGTTCGAGCGCCTCCGCCCGGCCCAGGCCCCGGCCCGCGCCGGTGACGACGGCCGACAGTCCTTCCAGTGGCAGCGACACAGGGCCTCCGTCAGATCTCGATGCAGGTGCGCAGGGCGGTACCGGTGCGCATCTGGTCCAGTGCCTCGTTGATCTCGGCCAGCGGCACCCGGTGCGTGATCAGGCCCTCCAGGTCGATGCGGCCCGCCCGCCACAGGGCGATGGTGCGCTCGTAGGAGCGCAGGACGTCGCCGCCGCCGTACATCGACGGCAGGATGCGCTTCTCGTCGAAGAACAGCTCGAACATGTTGAGTTGGAGGAAGTCGTCCATGGCGCCCGCGCCGACCACGACGAGGGTGCCGCCGCGCCGGGTGTGGTCGTACGCCGTCCGGGCGGTGGCCGACTTGCCGACGACCTCGAAGACGTAGTCGAAGCCCTCACCGCCGGTGACCTGTTGCTTGGCGTCGCCCAGTTCGTCCGGTGAGACGGCCTTGGTGGCGCCGAACCTGAGGGCCGACTCGCGGCGCGAGGCCACCGGGTCCACGGCGACGATCTCCGCCGCGCCCTTCAGCCGTGCGCCCTGGATGGCCGAGATGCCGACACCGCCGCAGCCGATGACGGCGACCGACGAACCGGCTTCCACATCGGCGGTGTTGAGGGCGGCCCCGAGTCCGGTGGTCACTCCGCAGCCGATCAGTGCCGCGATGTCGAAGGGCACGTCGTCCGGGACCGGCACCGCGCAGCCCGCGTCGACGACGACCTCCTCGGCGAAGGTGCCGGTGCCGGCGAAGCCGAAGAGATTGCCGCCGGGACGGCGGAAGTTGGGGGTGCCGGCGTTCATGAACCCGGCCAGGCACAGCTCGGTCTGGCCGCGCTTGCAGGCGGGACAGGCGCCGCAGGCCGGCAGCCAGCACACGACCACCCGGTCGCCCGCCTTCAGGTGGGTGACCCCGTCGCCGACCTCGAGGATCTCCCCCGCCCCTTCGTGCCCGGGCACGAACGGCGCGGGCTGCGGCAGTACCCCGCTCATCGCGGACAGGTCCGAGTGGCACAACCCGGTCGCCCTGACCCGGATGCGCACCTTGCCGGGCCCGAATCCCACGGCCTCGACGTCGTCGAGGACCTCCAGCTTCTCCTGGCCGATCTCCTGCAGTACGGCTGCGCGCATGGTGCGGCTCCCCTCAACTGCTAGCTGTGTCAACCGTGTTCGACGATGGTGTCGGCGAGGACCGGCGCGTCGTCCCGCTCCACCGCGCTGACGGCGACCGTGGTGGACCGCGGCGTGTGCCACATCCGCATCCGCAGGGTCTCCCCCGGATACACGACGCCCGCGAACCGGGTCGAGTACGACCGCACCCGGCTCACGTCCCCGCCGAGCAGCGTGTCGACGACGGCCTTGAGCGTCATGCCGTAGGTGCACAGCCCGTGCAGGATGGGCCTGTCGAAGCCGGCGAGCTTGGCGAACTCGGGGTCGGCGTGCAGCGGGTTGTAGTCGCCGCACAGGCGGTAGAGCAGGGCCTGGTCCTCGCGGACGGGCCGTTCGACGATCCGGTCGGGGTCGCCGGCCGGAGGTTCGAGGCGTGCGGAGGGGCCGCGGTCGCCGCCCCAGCCGCCCTCCCCTCGTACGAAGATCTGGGCGTCGTTCGTCCACAGCGGGCCGTCGGCGTCGGCGACCTCCGTGCGCATGACCAGGACGGCCGCCTTGCCCTTGTCGTAGACGGCGGCGATGCGGCCGGTGGCGGTGGCGGTGCCCTGTGCCGGAAGGGGGCGGTGGATGGTCAGCGACTGGCCGCCGTGCAGCACCTTGGCGAGGTCGACGTCCACGCCCGGCATGGACAGACCGCTGATCACGCCGGGGGAACCGGCGCCCGCGACGGTGGCGAAGCTCGGCAGGACGTGCAGCCGGGACTCCAGGGTGTAGCGCAGCTCGTCGGGGTCGGTGGCCGGGACGCCGGCGCCGATGCCGAGGTGGTAGAGCTGGACGTCCTTGTGGTCCCAGGTGATCTCGCCGGACCGGGGTTCGGCGGCGAGGGCCTTCGCTGCGTCGATGGGCATACGGCTCCTGGTGGATCGAGTGGATCAAGACCTCGGCGCGGCCGTCCGCACCGTCGGCCGCGACCGAGGTCGTCACGGTGGCCGATCTAGAACGCGTTCCAGTCCGGCGCCCTCTGTATAGCCCAGGGCTCGCCACTTGTGAAGGCTCCTGACGCCGCGTCAGGTCTGTACGGGGTACGCCGGGCCGCCCGTGACATTTGTCCTGCCCAGGTCCGTACAAGCGCATCTGCCGGACGGGGGCGCCCACTTCGTAGCGTCGTAGCCATGACACAGACGGAATGCGCCGCCGTGTCCTTCACGGGGGCGGTCAAGAACTTCGGCGCCGTGCGCGCAGTCCACGGCGTCGATCTGACCATCGCGCCCGGCGAGACGGTCGCCCTCCTCGGCCGCAACGGCGCCGGCAAGTCGACGACGATCTCCCTGCTGCTCGGCCTGAACGAGCCCGACGAGGGCACCGTCGAGCTGTTCGGGCAGCCCCCGGGCGCCGCCGTGCGTGCCGGGCGGGTCGGTGCCATGCTCCAGGAGGGCCGCGCGGTGCCCCGCGTCACCGTGCGCGAGCTGGTCGCCTTCGTCGCCGGGCGCTATCCGGCGCCGATGCCGGTCGAACGGGCGCTGCGGCTGGCCGGGATCACGGAACTGGCCGGACGCCGCGTGGACCGGCTGTCCGGCGGCCAGACCCAGCGCGTCCGCTTCGCCGTCGCCCTCGCCGGGAACCCCGCGCTGATCGTGCTGGACGAGCCGACGGCCGCCCTGGACGTGGAGGCGCGGCACGCCTTCTGGACTTCGATGCGGTCCTACGCGCGCCTCGGCCACA
Above is a genomic segment from Streptomyces sp. SLBN-31 containing:
- a CDS encoding bifunctional 4-hydroxy-2-oxoglutarate aldolase/2-dehydro-3-deoxy-phosphogluconate aldolase; amino-acid sequence: MVSSLLDLAPVVPVVVIEDAADAVPLARALVSGGLPAVEVTLRTQVAPDAIRAIAAEVPDAVVGAGTVITPEQVRESVAAGARFLVSPGWTDVLLEAMWASGVPFLPGVSTTSEVVALLERGVREMKFFPARAAGGTAYLRSLAGPLPQARFCPTGGIGPGDAPDYLALPNVGCVGGSWMLPADAVAARDWGRIEALAREAAGLRRGA
- a CDS encoding Zn-dependent alcohol dehydrogenase, with translation MRAAVLQEIGQEKLEVLDDVEAVGFGPGKVRIRVRATGLCHSDLSAMSGVLPQPAPFVPGHEGAGEILEVGDGVTHLKAGDRVVVCWLPACGACPACKRGQTELCLAGFMNAGTPNFRRPGGNLFGFAGTGTFAEEVVVDAGCAVPVPDDVPFDIAALIGCGVTTGLGAALNTADVEAGSSVAVIGCGGVGISAIQGARLKGAAEIVAVDPVASRRESALRFGATKAVSPDELGDAKQQVTGGEGFDYVFEVVGKSATARTAYDHTRRGGTLVVVGAGAMDDFLQLNMFELFFDEKRILPSMYGGGDVLRSYERTIALWRAGRIDLEGLITHRVPLAEINEALDQMRTGTALRTCIEI
- a CDS encoding Nif3-like dinuclear metal center hexameric protein: MPRLSEVIAALDDLWPAERAESWDAVGTVVGDPGQEVTRVLFAVDPVQEIVDEAVKLGADLLVTHHPLYLRGTTTVAATHFKGRVVHTLIKNDIALHVAHTNADTADPGVSDALAGALDLRVVRPLVPDASDPHGRRGLGRICELDHPLPLRELAARAAERLPATAQGIRVAGDPEATIRTVAVSGGSGDSLFDQVRAAGVDAFLTADLRHHPASEAVLQSPLALLDAAHWATEWPWCELAATQLDEISDRHGWDLRVHVSKTVTDPWTSHSPSPGAPN
- a CDS encoding zinc ribbon domain-containing protein; protein product: MNAAPADQIRLLDVQALDVRLQQLAHKRRSLPEHAEIESLTKDHTQLRDLLVAAQTEESDTAREQTKAEQDVDQVRQRAARDQQRLDSGAVTSPKDLENLQREIASLAKRQGDLEDVVLEVMERIESVQERVRELTERVSSVQSKIDDATARRDAAIEEIDGEVATVTKEREVIAGTIPADLLKLYDKLREQQGGIGAAKLYQRTCQGCRQELSITDFNDVRAAAPDTVVRCENCRRILVRTAESGL
- a CDS encoding 3-oxoacyl-ACP reductase, whose translation is MSLPLEGLSAVVTGAGRGLGRAEALELARLGAAVVVNDYGQPGRDGSGESSAGPAEEVAAEIRAAGGRATAHTGDVADFQQAGQLVDLAIEEFGKLDILVNNAGILRDRMVFSMTEGEWDSVIRVHLKGHFNTTHFAAAHWRERSKAAGGPVYGRIVNTSSEAFLAGSAGQPNYAAAKGGIVGLTTSTALALAKYGVTANAICPRARTRMTEDVFAGFEQPADGLDPLAPEHVAPLVGYLASPAAARANGQLFVVHGGMVAVVDRPRVRAKFDSKQDTFTYDELDAVLTAHYAERPEGETFAAAEVLGLKRT
- a CDS encoding bifunctional RNase H/acid phosphatase, which codes for MREFIVEADGGSRGNPGPAGYGSVVLDAATGETLVEAAEYIGVATNNVAEYRGVLAGLRAAYGLDPSATVHVRMDSKLVVEQMSGRWKIKHPDMKPLAMEAARVFPADRVTYEWIPRERNKHADRLANEAMDAGGRGEQWSAAESSAELSARRDAGSSRRGAAGSLGGGAAAADGGGADGGGADGGGADGGLLPAGGGGGVGGAVSGGSVTSSAASSSRRGAVESLGGGAAVADGARADGAAKAEADARAATAVAAPGWAPADMGTPATFVLLRHGETPLTPQKRFSGSGGTNPALSEVGREQAERVGAALARRGTVQAIVASPLARTGETAAIVARHLGLEVSVEDEIRETDFGAWEGLTFAEVRERYPDDLTRWLADPTVEPSGGGESFAATATRIAAARDKLVEAYAGRTVLLVSHVTPIKTFIQLALGAPPESLFRMELSAASLSAVAYYADGNASVRLFNDTSHLR
- a CDS encoding MaoC/PaaZ C-terminal domain-containing protein, with product MPIDAAKALAAEPRSGEITWDHKDVQLYHLGIGAGVPATDPDELRYTLESRLHVLPSFATVAGAGSPGVISGLSMPGVDVDLAKVLHGGQSLTIHRPLPAQGTATATGRIAAVYDKGKAAVLVMRTEVADADGPLWTNDAQIFVRGEGGWGGDRGPSARLEPPAGDPDRIVERPVREDQALLYRLCGDYNPLHADPEFAKLAGFDRPILHGLCTYGMTLKAVVDTLLGGDVSRVRSYSTRFAGVVYPGETLRMRMWHTPRSTTVAVSAVERDDAPVLADTIVEHG
- a CDS encoding ABC transporter ATP-binding protein, translating into MTQTECAAVSFTGAVKNFGAVRAVHGVDLTIAPGETVALLGRNGAGKSTTISLLLGLNEPDEGTVELFGQPPGAAVRAGRVGAMLQEGRAVPRVTVRELVAFVAGRYPAPMPVERALRLAGITELAGRRVDRLSGGQTQRVRFAVALAGNPALIVLDEPTAALDVEARHAFWTSMRSYARLGHTVLFSTHHLQEADAHADRILVIDGGRIVADGTSEELKRSVGGGLVAFDLAGGGTRGLERLPGVRSLEVRGDRARLRTDDPDATVIALAELGAIRGLEVAPASLDDAFLALTGAGGSAPRPPFGPERVSSSNSPRGGTPGRAGSQRPTFKGAAVEEVS